The Hornefia porci genome contains the following window.
AGGAATTCCAGCAGCACTTCCGTATCCATAGCAAGGCCGGGCTTATACGCTGTGTTCGGGCGCTCCCGGAAGTGATTATTATCCTGGAGCTGATCGATAATTAGCCTCTGATAATCTTCCTTCTCTTTTAACTGGTCGGCTCTGATTGGCATATTACACGACCTCCTTTACTCGTTTCTTGCCGGTGACATATTCGTAGATTTCCGAATATTTAAAAGACCGTATTCTTTCAAGTTGAGTTTCTTTACCCCTCAATATTTTGTCTATTTTCAAGCATTGTTGATCTAAGAAAGAAACAATTTCGTTTTGTTCCTCAATCGGGCATAGAATCCCATAGTAATTCATTATTTTTACGAGAATTGTTCTCGGCATTGCGGAACCAGCCATCGAAACCTCAATTTGGCTCTGCATAAATTCTGATTCCATTAAATAATACTTTCCCAAAATGCCGGACTATAGGTTAAGCCTGTAATCCAGCCAAATATACCGTGTTACGCCTCAAAGCAAGGCACCAGTTGACAAGCAACCCTGGAAAACAGCTCCTTTTGGCGGCGCAGCACCCCAGAATCTGCGAAAGATTCTTGTAAAAAAGTGCATAAAGCACTACCATATATAGTCCAGATATGATATAATAGGACTATATAAAGGAGTTGATTTTTATGCCAGTACCAGCTGAAATCAGAGCGGTCCCCCGGCCAGTCAATACCGTTGTAGATGACAACGGTGGGGATGGCCCCAAACGCTATGCTGTCCGGCAGCGAGGATCCTCGAAATACGTTCCCGGCGGCAACCCGCAGCCAAAAAACGGCAAGGTTATCGGTCACATTATTGACTACAAGTTTGTTCCTCTCCCCGAAAAGGATCCGGGTGCAGACTTGCCGGACATGTTGTCCTACGGAGCATCTGCTCTGGTCAAGTCTGTGACTGCAGACCTTAAGGAGGATCTGCTTGCGGTATACGACGCATCCGATGTCTATGCAATGATGTCTCTGGCTACCCTCCGGGTTATCAAGCCAGCCATTACAGCGGATCGAGCGCGGACGCATTACCTCAGGACGTTCGTATGCAAAGATTATCCCGGTGCAGCCATGTCCAGGAATTCCATCGGCAGTCTGCTTCAGCGGATCGGGATGAACGGATCCAGACGAAGACAGTTCTACCAGTTGCGAATGAAGGCAACGGCTGCCGACCATCACATTGCCATCGACGGGATGCTGAAGCAGGACAACAGCAAGGTCAATGACCTGTCTGCGTACTCCCGCAAGGCAAAAGTGCGCGGCATCTGCGAGGTATCCGTCCTGTATGCCTACGACATTGAACGGATGGAGCCGGTGTGCGCTGAGGTCTTCCCCGGCAACAGCATCGATGCTAGCAGTTATCCGGCGTTCATCCGTGACAATGACATCCGCAAAGGGATCATTGTCGCTGACAAGGGATTCCCACCAAGCAAGATCAAGGAGGAACTACAGGAACGTCCGGATCTGCACTTCCTCACACCGATCAAGCGCAATGACACACGTATATCGAGCAATGACATGCTCGCTTTCGAAGGCGTGCTGTCCGGCATCGATGCCCATGTGGTCTACAAGAAGAAGCAGATCAAGGGTGGCCGATACCTGTATGCCTTCAAGGATGCCAGGAAGGCATCCGCCGAAGAAGCCTCGTATCTGGCGAATGCTCAGAAGAAAGGAACCTTCTCTCCTGAGAAATATGCTAGGAAGCAGGCAACTTTCGGAGTGATCGTTCTTGAATCCGATCAGGATCTGGAACCAAAAGCCGCATACCTCTGTTACGAAGACCGCTGGCTTTTGGAGATGGTCTTCAATCGGTACAAGAGCGATGAATGCCTGGACCACACCGATGTTCAGGGAGACTTCTCCGTCATCGGCAGCGAATTCATCAATTTCATATCAACGGTTGCCACCTGTCGGATTATCCGCAAGGCCCAGAACGCAGGATTACTCGAGAAGATATCCTACGGCGAGCTGATGGATGACCTGGCATCTGCCTGGCGAAAGGCAGATGCTCCGGAGGAGCCGGCGACTGATGATGGCTATTGGGTTCACACGTTGCAACTCGTATTCGATGAGCTTGAAGCACTCGGTCTGGCAAGGCCTGTGCCGAAACCGGCACCGAAGAAGCGTGGGCGTAAACCCAAGCCCAAGGATGAAACCGAGCCGAAACCTAAGCGCAAGCGCGGTCGTCCCCGGAAGGATTCAACCCCGTCTGCCGGTACTGTATAGTCCGGCAGATTGGGAATGTATTAATAGATATAATCTGCAGCCTGTACTGTCATCTACCTAAGTCCTCCTGGCTTTCATTTTCGTTTCTTCTGGTTTGAAATTCCCGATAAATATTTCACTTTTTCGTTGTATTTTCCTTACCGGCTAATTCCTCGATCCGTTCGTCAAACCTCTTGATCTTGTCTACGAGATACTCGTAAGTGATCAGATATTCTGACAGTGTTTCCTTATCCAGACCTTCCAGTTCCAGATTCCTGAGCCACTTTACATGTGCTATCGTCCAGTAGGTTTTCCCGCCTTCAAAGCGTTTCCCCTTCCTGAGTACGAATGACAGTATCTGCTGCTTGATCTTCTTCAGCATCAGCTTCTGATCGTCTCTCATCCGGATATATTCCTTGATGGATACATCTTCTTCATCCGGAACATAGACCTCACTGTATGTTCGGAATGCCAGGCATCTGGCTATGTTCGCCGCGTCACGTCGATCTGTCTTTACACGGTTTGTGTTAGTGATCGCCATCGTTGTCGGTGCCAGAATCCTGCACTCTACTGCATGAGCCTTAAGCTGATTGTAGAGTGAATATCCCAGGCATCCCGCCTCGTAGCCGCAGACGAATCTCACTTCACTTTCATATCTTTCACGGATGCGTTCCATATATTTGAGGATCATTCTGTAATCCGCAGGAATCGTCTGTTTGTACTCGACCTTATTGCGGTCATAGGTGTAACAGCATAAAGTGTAACTTTCCTTATGGACACCCATTTCAACATAAACTATAGTATTCATAGTGGCCTCCTTTTGTATGCGGTAATCCCCGCTTCTGAGTTGTTTCGATTAACTTCAGTATACGTTGCTACAAACCGGAGGTCACTTCATATTGTCTCCATACGAGATTCCTTATCTCTTCCCATTGGTACATTGTCCAGATGCTTCGCTTCCCTGTCATAGTGCAGGACCTGATCGGACAGGACATCCTTTGGAGATACCACGCCTTCATTCCTGTTCGCTTCTCTAACCATTTTTGTAAGCTCGGCAGGATCAAGCCCGAAAGACTCGAGGATGATGAGATATTCATGCAGGGAACTCGGAAGTGCATAATATCCTTCACCCAGACTCTCTGCAATCTTCTCCTGCATGCCGGGATAGAACATGGCAGCCGCACCATACCGGCATTCACTGTTGGAGAGTACATACATCATGGCTTTGTCTTCAGAAGCGACCGACCCGGTATTATCAAGAATATTGTCCCCTCCGATTCCGAACAGGCTGGACTGCATATCCCTTAACGTCGGGGGTGCGTTTCGCCAGGCATCCGCCATGGCATTTTCAAAAAGCTCCCGCCTGTCATATCCGTTATGCTCCATCAGATCATTGGTGATGCTGACAAGGCCTGCGCCGTTCTCATCGCTGATCTGAATATCCAGTGCTACGGCAAGCCCGTGCCCCACATTCATACACGGCCTGTCCTGAAGGAACTGTCTATTTCTCTTAACCTCCACCAGACGCATGGTGATTTGTTCCCGAATACTTTCATACGGCATTTCCATAGGCATTCTTTCCATGCTCACCGGCCCCATATCTTTTGTTTCCATATATGCCTTTGCGATATTATCCGCGATCAGATCCATGGACATGCCTCGTTCATGATCCCTGTATGCATCATCCAGATAGAACGTCGGCGCTGCATTTCTGGTCTCCTGCCGGAACACCAGGCCGTGCAGCACCTGATCATTGACCTTGACGACCTCCTGCATGGACAGTTCCAGGCCTGCCCTTGCATCCATCGGTATGAATTCCGGTATTTTATTCATCATTTCTCTGCAAAATTCAGTGCTGTTCATTCCTCTTCCCTTCCTTTCTCAGAATCTGCGCAATGCACTCTGTGATCTCGCGGAGCCTTTTCTTCTGCTCCTCTGTCTGTTTCATTCTGTTGATTTCCTCCATGAATCCTGTCTCCTTTCCTCTTCCATAGGTTTTCATGATTTTGCCTAAAGTCCGAGCATCTCCTGGACGACCCGGTCGCTCATCTTGACTGCCCCGACGAGTACCAGCATGTTAAAGGCCAGTTCACCGATATACTTCCATACCATCGCAGCCGGCGCGGCATCCGTATCCACCACCGGCGGGCTTGATGCGAACAGACTGAATATGATACAGGCCCGTACGATGATCGCTCCTTCCATGCATACCGCCAGGTATGATTTCAGAAAGCTCTTTCCGATGTTCTGCGTCGGCTGTCCGACAAAGGTTGCAAGCGGTATTGGGGCGATGGCGGTGTACATATACAGCCTGAAAAACCTTCCATAGACCGTCAGTATGATGATGAAGGACATCACTGTGATGAAAAGACTGCCGATCAGTGTCACCGCCCACAGCGGGATGCTCTCAAAGAATCCGCAGTCTTCGATCGACTTGATCATCTCATTCGGCAGAGTCACTTTCTGTGCGCTTCCGATCCCTGCAGTCCGCATGATAGAGCTCATCATACCTTGTACAATCTAGAAGATTGCGAGCATCAGCTGCAGTCCGTACGTAACTACACCCTTGGCAATGGCAAAGCGCAGGAACAGTTTCAGAGCATGCTCGGGTCTTTTGATCTCGCCGAGATTGGCACTGGTCTTGACCACACCTGCCAGGAAAAACAGCACCAGCAGCGCCAGTCCCACCGCCTGCAGTGCACCATTGATATTCAGGATCACATGCCAGATGCCGCCTCCCTTGAACTTCTCAGGTGACATGGTGAGAAGCTGCCAGACTTCTGCCAGCTTCTCGTTCCATGTCGTCAGGGCATTCATCAGGTTCTGTACTACCCAGTTATCTGACACTTATCTCTGCCTCCCTTCCGGCAACTGCTGATAATAACGAATGCTCCGGCGCATGCTAGAGCTGCTGCAAGTAACTTCTTCATGTGGTTTCACCTCCGATCTCCCTGAATCAGGACATAATAAAAGACCGGTCAGCGTATTTGCCAACCGGCCATGTAATATATAAGTCAGGATGCTCTATTGATTATTTCACAACGAAAGGCGCCAGATATAACGGCTTTTTCCGAAGGCTGCCTTCTTCACCAACATCCTTTTGCGACAGCAGATAAGTAGAATCCACATTACCTGAATACTTCCTTGTGAACTCAGTGATCGATTCATGCTTTCCGATTCCCGATGACTTCACCTCTATCGCAGAGACCTTACTCCCTTTTGAGATCAGAAAGTCGACCTCATAATAATGAGTACTGTTCGGTTTTTCCCACGTATGATAATACAGTTCCCGACCTGAAGAATTGATCATCTGTGCAACAAGATTCTCATATAAGAACCCAAGATTAGCTGGAAGCTTATCCGACAGAAGCTTTGAATATAGCACATTTTCGACTGAAGGTCTGTCCAGGAACATAGCAGTCACGAACAAGCCTGTGTCCGACAGATACAGCTTATAGCTATCAAAATCCTTAGTATCCGTCAGGCTGACCCTGGGATCAGTTGAATTGTAACACGGTATGATTGTCCTGGAATCTATCAGCTCGTAGAGCAGTTCTTCAGCCCTGGTATTGCCTCTCTTGCCAATGGCAGAATTTATCCTGTACTTTCTGGCATCTTTTGCTAACTGTGCCGGAATAGCGTGATACATAGAAGAAATCCTTCCCGACGGATCGATTTTCCTGAAGTCATCTTCATACAGCTGAATGATCTGCCGCTTCACCTGATCGATGTCGGAAAAATTATTACCTGCAAGATAAGATTCTACTGCCTGCGGCATGCCGCCGACCGCCATATAGAGTCTCAGATCCCGCATCAGCTTTCTGTTTGTTGCCTGCCCGATCGGTCTGTTCGTTTCATATATTTTTTCGAGCAGTGAATACTCATATCCTACAGCATCACAGAACTCCTCATAGTCCATCGGGTAGACCTGTATTTTCATCTCTTCTGACGGTATCAGAATGTCCTTTACATTCTTCCTGATCGAAATGAGAGATCCTGTTTCCAGGTAATGGTACCTTCCGTCCTTGACCAAATGCTTGATCGCCTGCCTGGCATTCGGAAACAATTGTACTTCATCAAATATAATAAGGGATTCTCCCTTATACAGCGTTATGCCTGTCTCTGCCTGAAGTCTCAGAAAAAAAACATCCAGATTCCCAATATCATTAAAGCATTGTAATATATTATCCGCATCCTTTGAAAAATCGATCAGAATATAGGATCTATATTCATTGCGGGCAAAATGCTCTGCAATAGTTGACTTGCCCACACGCCTTGCTCCCTCCAGCAGCACTGCGTACTGATCCGCATAATTCTGCTTCCATTCCAGAAGCCTTGGGTACACTTTTCTCTTGAATATCATACTCATATTCTCCTCTCTAACCTGATAGTATCACCGATTCTGCATTTCTTCAATCTTTATGTCCTATAAATTCTGCATTTCTTCAAAATTTTTCTCTTTATATGCATTTCTTCAAACTATTAATCGCGCAATATATGCATTTCTTCAGAATTGGAACTCCCCTGAATCAGGACATAATAAAAGACCGATCAGTACATTTGCCAACCGGCCATGTAACCGGCAGCATTGCTGCTGCCATGAGTATGGGCTCCTAACCTACGATCAGGTCCAGGATCTCTTTCGAAAAGTTATAATAATCCCGCCCGTCAGGGTCAGGAACCCGTTGGCGCGTTGTGACGAATCGTGGGACTTCAGCGACAAGCCGACCTGCACGATACCAAACCCCAGCAGGATCATGCCAATCGCTCTGATCAGACTGAAAATGAATGTGGACAAATTATTAACCGTTGTGAT
Protein-coding sequences here:
- a CDS encoding restriction endonuclease subunit S, translating into MESEFMQSQIEVSMAGSAMPRTILVKIMNYYGILCPIEEQNEIVSFLDQQCLKIDKILRGKETQLERIRSFKYSEIYEYVTGKKRVKEVV
- a CDS encoding transposase; the protein is MPVPAEIRAVPRPVNTVVDDNGGDGPKRYAVRQRGSSKYVPGGNPQPKNGKVIGHIIDYKFVPLPEKDPGADLPDMLSYGASALVKSVTADLKEDLLAVYDASDVYAMMSLATLRVIKPAITADRARTHYLRTFVCKDYPGAAMSRNSIGSLLQRIGMNGSRRRQFYQLRMKATAADHHIAIDGMLKQDNSKVNDLSAYSRKAKVRGICEVSVLYAYDIERMEPVCAEVFPGNSIDASSYPAFIRDNDIRKGIIVADKGFPPSKIKEELQERPDLHFLTPIKRNDTRISSNDMLAFEGVLSGIDAHVVYKKKQIKGGRYLYAFKDARKASAEEASYLANAQKKGTFSPEKYARKQATFGVIVLESDQDLEPKAAYLCYEDRWLLEMVFNRYKSDECLDHTDVQGDFSVIGSEFINFISTVATCRIIRKAQNAGLLEKISYGELMDDLASAWRKADAPEEPATDDGYWVHTLQLVFDELEALGLARPVPKPAPKKRGRKPKPKDETEPKPKRKRGRPRKDSTPSAGTV
- a CDS encoding IS110 family transposase, with protein sequence MNTIVYVEMGVHKESYTLCCYTYDRNKVEYKQTIPADYRMILKYMERIRERYESEVRFVCGYEAGCLGYSLYNQLKAHAVECRILAPTTMAITNTNRVKTDRRDAANIARCLAFRTYSEVYVPDEEDVSIKEYIRMRDDQKLMLKKIKQQILSFVLRKGKRFEGGKTYWTIAHVKWLRNLELEGLDKETLSEYLITYEYLVDKIKRFDERIEELAGKENTTKK
- a CDS encoding DUF5688 family protein, whose product is MNSTEFCREMMNKIPEFIPMDARAGLELSMQEVVKVNDQVLHGLVFRQETRNAAPTFYLDDAYRDHERGMSMDLIADNIAKAYMETKDMGPVSMERMPMEMPYESIREQITMRLVEVKRNRQFLQDRPCMNVGHGLAVALDIQISDENGAGLVSITNDLMEHNGYDRRELFENAMADAWRNAPPTLRDMQSSLFGIGGDNILDNTGSVASEDKAMMYVLSNSECRYGAAAMFYPGMQEKIAESLGEGYYALPSSLHEYLIILESFGLDPAELTKMVREANRNEGVVSPKDVLSDQVLHYDREAKHLDNVPMGRDKESRMETI
- a CDS encoding ATP-binding protein; the protein is MIFKRKVYPRLLEWKQNYADQYAVLLEGARRVGKSTIAEHFARNEYRSYILIDFSKDADNILQCFNDIGNLDVFFLRLQAETGITLYKGESLIIFDEVQLFPNARQAIKHLVKDGRYHYLETGSLISIRKNVKDILIPSEEMKIQVYPMDYEEFCDAVGYEYSLLEKIYETNRPIGQATNRKLMRDLRLYMAVGGMPQAVESYLAGNNFSDIDQVKRQIIQLYEDDFRKIDPSGRISSMYHAIPAQLAKDARKYRINSAIGKRGNTRAEELLYELIDSRTIIPCYNSTDPRVSLTDTKDFDSYKLYLSDTGLFVTAMFLDRPSVENVLYSKLLSDKLPANLGFLYENLVAQMINSSGRELYYHTWEKPNSTHYYEVDFLISKGSKVSAIEVKSSGIGKHESITEFTRKYSGNVDSTYLLSQKDVGEEGSLRKKPLYLAPFVVK